The genomic DNA CGTAGCTCGGCTGAGTGTTCCATGACGTGTTCGTGCCAGGGCTCCATGCCTCGGTGACCTGATGCACCGCGACGTCCATGTAGTCGCCGTTGTACGGCGCGAAGACGGTCAGCTCGATGGTCGCAGTTGTTATCGAGGCAAACATGTCCAGTCCGCCGAACTGCAACAGCGCGCGATAGGGAGACTCGCTGGCGTTGCCGTGCGCTCCGATCGCGAACGCCGAATCCCCCGGCGACATTGTGTTGCCGTGATAAGCAGGAACCCCGCCACGAAGCGTCGCCGCCTGACCATCGCTGGGAGCAAGGTAGAACGTCTCCGTCACAGACGCGTGCGCCTGGACGGCCATCGACATCAACGCCACCACAACGAACAGCTTCGCACCAACCCAACGAACCATGTGTACATCCATCATCATCGAGTCTCCTGAAGAGAAAGGAAGGGAACTTTAAAAACCGGCAATTGAACAGACAACCGTAAAGGCGTTTCCCCCGTTGTGACCATGCTCATGCGCCGGATGGAGGCACGATGTCCCTCGGCCCGACCAATTCGTGAATAGTTTCCCGCCCCTGCTCGTAAGCAGCCAGGAAATGTGTTATCGCCTCAATGATCATGAGATCCCCACGATGAGGCATCACGTGCGTGTACGCCCGCTCCACCGGCTCAAGCGCCGCTGGGTTGGCAAATGTGACGATGGGATACCGTTCCGTACTCAACTCACGCTGACGGTAGGCATTCACAACAGCACCAACCTCCGCTTCCGTTGTGATGAGCGAGAACGGCTGGCCCTGCATGTCCAACATGCGGTTGATGGCGGCTTCCGACGTAGCTTCCGTCGCCATCTGAAGAATCGCACCCTTCTGAGGCAGTTTCTGCACCGCCGCCATGTACGCCATGAGCAACTCTTGTGTGATTTGCAGGGTCGGCGAGGCCTTAAGCAGCATCGCAATCGGCTGCTTGGGGCACGTCGCAACCAAGTGGTCAATCATCGCGCCAACAATCGCTTTGATGTCCAGACGCACCTGCGGAACCCATGCGGAAACCGGATGATTGCCCACCACCAGATAAGGCAGCTTCAACTCCTCCATCACCGCACAATGAAGGTCCGTGACCCAGCCATCCAGCAGTAGCCCCTGACAGTGAGCCTGAGTCAATGCGGCGGGGCGACGCCCCCGGATCAGATCCCGCGTGATCAGATTCGCCGAAGTAATCGCAATACCGCGTTCAGACAACCATTGTTCCGCTGTCACCATTTCAGACAGGTAGTAGGCATTCTCTTGCAGAACCGAATCAACAACCATCATCACCAATGACGTCAACTCACGCCGGGGCTGGCCGTTTTCAGCCAAATCCGCCACGAACGTCCCAGCCCCCTGCCGGCGAACCAGGTAGTTTTCACTTTCCAGAAGCGAGATGGCCTGACGAACCGTATTGCGCGAAACCTTATACGTCGCCGACAGCTCCTGCTCAGTCGGGAGCCTGCCATTCGGGCCGTAAACACCGCCCTGAATCTGCGCTTTCAGGGCGTGGCTCAAGTTCAGGTACTTTGCGTAGCGGGTAAGGGAGGTCATGGGAAACCACTGCCCTGCTTTTTGCTTCAGA from Phycisphaerales bacterium AB-hyl4 includes the following:
- a CDS encoding DNRLRE domain-containing protein; translation: MSMAVQAHASVTETFYLAPSDGQAATLRGGVPAYHGNTMSPGDSAFAIGAHGNASESPYRALLQFGGLDMFASITTATIELTVFAPYNGDYMDVAVHQVTEAWSPGTNTSWNTQPSYEADPYLVQNDWWGGFDSPVYTHVYDVTGLVQAWGDGTSPNYGVLLKQHDESIPQDALLFNNDLSDAPGPRLVVHGVLVPEPGMGSIFAFALAACFGRRRRLVSK
- a CDS encoding GntR family transcriptional regulator; its protein translation is MVGDLKQKAGQWFPMTSLTRYAKYLNLSHALKAQIQGGVYGPNGRLPTEQELSATYKVSRNTVRQAISLLESENYLVRRQGAGTFVADLAENGQPRRELTSLVMMVVDSVLQENAYYLSEMVTAEQWLSERGIAITSANLITRDLIRGRRPAALTQAHCQGLLLDGWVTDLHCAVMEELKLPYLVVGNHPVSAWVPQVRLDIKAIVGAMIDHLVATCPKQPIAMLLKASPTLQITQELLMAYMAAVQKLPQKGAILQMATEATSEAAINRMLDMQGQPFSLITTEAEVGAVVNAYRQRELSTERYPIVTFANPAALEPVERAYTHVMPHRGDLMIIEAITHFLAAYEQGRETIHELVGPRDIVPPSGA